In the Plectropomus leopardus isolate mb chromosome 5, YSFRI_Pleo_2.0, whole genome shotgun sequence genome, one interval contains:
- the LOC121943119 gene encoding FHF complex subunit HOOK interacting protein 2A-like: MFSKFTSILQHAVEALAPSLPLQEDFVYHWKAITHYYIETSDDKAPVTDTNIPSHLEQMLDILTQEEGERESGETGPCMEYLLHHKILETLYTLGKADCPPGMKQQVLTFYTKLLAHIRQPLLPHINVHRPVQKLIRLCGEVLAAPTENEEIQFLCIVCAKLKQDPYLVNFFLENKSKRPEAKSPEETEVMKENVLAPDTGQSPTEEQVDHPEEPQAAAAASTSSPTSNHNNSSNYNLVTSLLNLTKSPDGRIVVKACEGLMLLVSLPEPAAAKCLTENTELCELLTDRLVSFYKALPQSMDPLDIETVESVNWGLDVYNLKEDAAVFTGKRALISFLSWLDYCDQLIKEAQKSAAAVMAKAVRERFFVSVMEPQLMQTSEVGILTSTALLNRIIRQVTSEALLQEMIYFLLGEEREPETSATMAQNPLRHRLIEHCDHLSDEISIMTLRLFEQLIQKPNQHILHSLVLRSLEERNYLENKPQEEREPLENGQPHDAVDLEEDPLFGDDLSPDSRLSGSDWLSSSPPQSPDHSKSDGKTEVHKIVNSFLCLVPDEAKSSYHVEGTGYDTYLRDAHRQFRDYCGVCQRWDWRGNPKPFEKCNLDSPFFEGHFLKVLFDRMGRILDQPYDVNLQVTAVLSKLSMFPHPHLHEYLLDPYINLAPGCRSLFSVIVRVVGDLMLRIQRIPDFTPKLLLVRKRLLGLEPEGINIDHMTLLEGVIVLEEFCKELAAIAFVKYHAAASSSP; the protein is encoded by the exons ATGACAAAGCTCCAGTCACAGACACCAACATCCCATCCCACCTGGAACAGATGCTGGACATCCTGACCCAGGAGGAAGGGGAGAGGGAGTCTGGAGAGACAGGACCCTGCATGGAGTATCTCCTACATCATAAGATCCTGGAGACTCTCTACACTTTGGGCAAGGCAGAT TGTCCTCCAGGGATGAAGCAGCAGGTGCTTACCTTCTACACAAAGCTGCTAGCACACATTCGTCAACCTCTCCTGCCACACATTAATGTCCACAGACCTGTACAG AAACTGATCCGTCTGTGCGGGGAGGTGCTGGCTGCTCCGACAGAAAACGAAGAGATTCAGTTCCTTTGTATAGTCTGTGCCAAACTGAAGCAGGACCCGTACCTTGTCAACTTCTTCCTTGAG AACAAGTCAAAGAGGCCTGAGGCAAAGAGTCCGGAAGAGACTGAGGTGATGAAGGAGAATGTGTTGGCTCCAGACACTGGTCAGTCTCCAACAGAGGAGCAGGTTGACCACCCAGAGGAGCCtcaggctgcagctgctgcctccacctcCAGTCCAACCAGTAAccataacaacagcagcaattACAATCTTGTCACCTCGCTGCTTAACCTCACAAAGAGCCCT GATGGCAGAATAGTAGTGAAGGCATGTGAGGGCCTGATGCTGCTGGTCAGTTTACCTGAGCCGGCAGCTGCCAAGTGtttaactgaaaacactgaGCTCTGTGAGCTCCTGACCGACAGACTGGTCTCCTTCTATAAAGCCCTACCACAGTCCATGGACCCCTTGGACATTGAGACAGTGGAGTCAGTCAACTGGGG TCTGGACGTGTATAACCTGAAGGAAGACGCTGCTGTGTTCACAGGGAAGAGGGCACTCATCTCCTTCCTGTCCTGGTTAGATTACTGCGACCAGCTCATCAAAGAGGCTCAGAAG tcagcagctgcagtgatGGCAAaagcagtgagagagagattctTTGTGTCTGTTATGGAGCCACAGCTTATGCAGAC GTCCGAGGTAGGCATCCTGACCTCCACAGCCCTGCTGAACAGGATCATCCGGCAGGTGACATCAGAGGCTCTGCTGCAGGAGATGATTTACTTCCTgctgggagaggagagagagccaGAGACTTCAGCCACGATGGCTCAGAATCCACTCAGACACCGACTCATCGAGCACTGCGACCATCTGTCAGACGAG ATCAGCATCATGACACTGCGGCTATTTGAGCAGTTGATCCAGAAGCCCAACCAGCACATCCTCCACAGCTTGGTGCTGCGTAGCCTGGAGGAGAGGAACTACTTGGAGAACAAACCACAGGAGGAGCGGGAGCCCCTGGAGAACGGGCAGCCCCATGATGCCGT AGACCTTGAGGAGGATCCACTGTTTGGTGATGATCTCTCTCCAGATAGCAGGCTGTCTggttctgattggctgagctcATCTCCACCGCAGAGTCCTGACCACTCAAAGTCTGACGGAAAGACAGAGGTCCATAAAATTGTCAACAG TTTCTTGTGTTTGGTGCCTGATGAGGCGAAGTCATCCTATCATGTTGAAGGCACGGGCTATGACACCTACCTCAGAGATGCACACAGACAG TTCAGGGACTATTGCGGGGTCTGTCAGCGGTGGGACTGGAGGGGCAATCCAAAGCCTTTTGAGAAGTGTAACCTGGACAGCCCATTCTTCGAGGGGCACTTCCTCAAGGTTCTCTTCGACAGGATGGGTCGCATCCTGGATCAG CCGTATGATGTCAACCTGCAGGTGACCGCCGTGCTGTCCAAGCTGTCTATGTTTCCACACCCCCACTTACACGAGTACCTGCTGGACCCTTATATCAACCTGGCTCCTGGCTGCAGGTCTCTGTTCTCTGTCATCGTCAGG GTGGTTGGAGATCTCATGTTGAGGATTCAGCGCATCCCGGACTTCACACCCAAACTGCTGCTCGTGAGGAAGAGATTATTAGGTTTGGAGCCAGAGGGCATCAA CATCGACCACATGACTCTGCTGGAGGGGGTGATTGTGCTGGAGGAGTTCTGCAAAGAGCTGGCGGCCATTGCCTTCGTCAAATACCACGCGGCCGCCTCTTCATCGCCGTAA
- the LOC121942876 gene encoding serum response factor-like, translated as MTFNCASRVPHTTLKASDGGWAIVTASGVREGTPTIPLSQLQQHSLALQGQHGQALAAALQPQQGQQAVFRFPAAVSLTGAGVPQQLQAIQVYPNTQSTSNSDSSPDISHTSTNSTATVSLPATIVTSSVPTSVAGHMMYPSPHTVMYASTPGLADGGLAVLNAFSQGTSAMQVSHAQAQDTGAVPQVFLTAPPGTVQIPVSAVQLHPMVIGQQSSGSSSNLTELQVVNLDAAQNSKSD; from the exons ATGACGTTCAACTGCGCGTCCCGTGTGCCACACACCACACTGAAAGCTTCTGATGGTGGCT GGGCGATTGTAACAGCATCTGGGGTACGGGAAGGCACCCCCACCATTCCTCTgagccagctgcagcagcactcCCTGGCCCTCCAGGGGCAGCATGGTCAGGCCCTGGCCGCCGCCCTGCAGCCACAGCAGGGACAGCAGGCTGTCTTCCGCTTCCCTGCTGCTGTCTCCCTCACAG gAGCAGGGGTTCCCCAGCAGCTCCAGGCTATCCAGGTTTACCCCAATACCCAGTCCACCTCCAACAGCGACAGCAGTCCTGACATCTCCCACACATCCACAAACTCCACTG CAACAGTGAGTCTCCCAGCAACCATCGTCACCTCGTCAGTGCCAACATCTGTCgcaggtcacatgatgtaccCCAGCCCCCACACAGTGATGTACGCCTCCACGCCAGGGCTGGCTGACGGGGGGCTGGCCGTGCTCAACGCCTTCTCCCAGGGCACCTCGGCCATGCAGGTGTCCCATGCACAGGCCCAAGACACAG GTGCTGTCCCTCAGGTGTTCCTCACAGCACCTCCAGGCACGGTGCAGATCCCCGTATCAGCGGTGCAGCTACACCCA ATGGTGATTGGCCAGCAGTCGAGCGGCAGCAGCAGTAACCTGACGGAGCTCCAGGTGGTCAACCTTGACGCAGCACAGAACTCAAAGAGCGACTGA